The following proteins come from a genomic window of Streptomyces liliiviolaceus:
- the fdxA gene encoding ferredoxin, producing MTYVIAQPCVDVKDKACIEECPVDCIYEGQRSLYIHPDECVDCGACEPVCPVEAIFYEDDTPEEWKDYYKANVEFFDELGSPGGASKLGLIERDHPFVAGLPPQNQ from the coding sequence GTGACCTACGTCATCGCGCAGCCTTGTGTCGACGTCAAGGACAAGGCGTGCATCGAGGAGTGCCCGGTCGACTGCATCTACGAGGGCCAGCGGTCCTTGTACATCCACCCGGACGAATGCGTCGACTGTGGTGCCTGTGAGCCGGTCTGCCCGGTCGAGGCGATCTTCTACGAGGACGACACTCCCGAGGAGTGGAAGGACTACTACAAGGCGAACGTCGAGTTCTTCGACGAGCTGGGTTCGCCCGGTGGTGCCAGCAAGCTGGGCCTCATCGAGCGCGACCACCCCTTCGTCGCGGGACTGCCGCCGCAGAACCAGTAA
- a CDS encoding GNAT family N-acetyltransferase produces the protein MDFSPHFRLEVRVTPADVGKRVSVRRMREEDPEGEKFTDTVGVLTSWDDGVLLITRRSGESVRISEATLVAGKVVPSAPARRRGPAASYEELARVAARAWQPVERERLGAWELRAASGFTRRANSVLPLGDPGVPLDEALSRVQEWYAARGLPAYTQTATGAEGTQEALCAELEVRGWVREVSAELWTGALAPVADLPDPGPGRTVTLSREADEGWLGRYQRKGVSEVALKVLGSGPSVWFATVPGSEPGVPAAIGRCVVDGRWAGFAAVEVDPALRRQGLATTVMTALARQALTEGASAAWLQVESDNTGARSLYTRLSFTPHHAYHHYRAPAPERAP, from the coding sequence GTGGATTTCTCACCACACTTCCGGCTTGAGGTCCGTGTCACCCCCGCTGACGTGGGCAAACGCGTTTCGGTACGACGGATGCGCGAAGAGGACCCCGAGGGTGAGAAGTTCACCGACACGGTCGGTGTTCTCACATCATGGGACGACGGTGTGCTGCTGATCACACGCCGGTCCGGGGAAAGCGTCCGCATTTCGGAAGCGACGCTGGTCGCGGGCAAGGTCGTCCCCTCCGCGCCGGCCCGCAGACGGGGCCCCGCCGCCTCGTACGAGGAACTGGCGCGGGTCGCCGCACGGGCCTGGCAGCCGGTGGAGCGCGAACGGCTCGGCGCGTGGGAGCTGCGGGCCGCGTCCGGCTTCACGCGACGCGCCAACTCGGTCCTGCCCCTCGGTGACCCGGGCGTGCCGCTGGACGAGGCGCTGTCGCGCGTACAGGAGTGGTACGCGGCACGCGGCCTGCCCGCCTACACGCAGACCGCCACGGGCGCGGAGGGCACGCAGGAAGCGCTGTGCGCGGAGCTGGAGGTACGGGGGTGGGTGCGTGAGGTGTCCGCGGAGCTGTGGACCGGCGCGCTGGCGCCGGTGGCGGACCTCCCGGACCCCGGGCCCGGGCGGACGGTCACGCTGTCGCGCGAGGCCGACGAGGGGTGGCTGGGCCGCTACCAGCGCAAGGGGGTGAGCGAGGTGGCGCTGAAGGTGCTGGGCAGCGGCCCCTCGGTGTGGTTCGCGACCGTGCCCGGCAGCGAGCCGGGGGTACCCGCGGCGATCGGCCGGTGTGTGGTCGACGGCCGCTGGGCCGGGTTCGCCGCGGTGGAGGTGGACCCCGCGCTGCGCCGCCAGGGTCTGGCCACCACGGTCATGACGGCCCTCGCCCGCCAGGCCCTGACGGAGGGCGCCTCGGCCGCCTGGCTCCAGGTGGAATCGGACAACACGGGCGCCCGCTCCCTCTACACCCGCCTGTCCTTCACCCCTCACCATGCCTACCACCACTACAGAGCCCCGGCTCCAGAACGGGCCCCGTGA
- the mshB gene encoding N-acetyl-1-D-myo-inositol-2-amino-2-deoxy-alpha-D-glucopyranoside deacetylase, producing MTELPSSGRRPGGPPSPFAGRLLLVHAHPDDEAINNGATMARYAAMGAQVTLVTCTRGELGEVIPPTLAHLSGEHLGEHRLAELAEAMRELGVRDARSLGGAGRYEDSGMMGLPDNDDPRCFWRADVDEAAAHLVGVIREVRPHVLVTYDPDGGYGHPDHIQAHRVAMRAADLAAEPDFRTDLGEPWTIAKIYWNRVPRSVADEGFARLKDVLGELPFPASATVDDVPGVVDDPVVTTEIDGTAQVAAKAAAMRAHATQIEVAEPWFALSNRLAQPLFPVEYYELVRGERGGTARESDLFAGITELFAESTFAQITEATTEGGTR from the coding sequence ATGACGGAACTGCCCTCTTCCGGCCGCCGGCCCGGGGGACCCCCCTCCCCCTTCGCCGGGCGTCTGCTCCTGGTGCACGCGCACCCGGACGACGAGGCGATCAACAACGGCGCCACCATGGCCAGGTACGCGGCCATGGGCGCTCAGGTCACCCTCGTGACCTGTACACGGGGCGAGCTGGGCGAGGTCATTCCGCCCACACTCGCGCATCTGTCGGGAGAACACCTCGGCGAGCACCGCCTGGCGGAGCTTGCCGAGGCGATGCGTGAGCTGGGCGTGCGGGACGCCCGTTCGCTCGGCGGCGCCGGCCGCTACGAGGACTCCGGGATGATGGGCCTCCCGGACAACGACGACCCGCGCTGCTTCTGGCGCGCGGACGTCGACGAGGCGGCCGCCCATCTGGTCGGCGTGATCCGCGAGGTACGCCCCCACGTGCTCGTCACCTACGACCCGGACGGCGGCTACGGCCACCCGGATCACATCCAGGCCCACCGCGTCGCCATGCGCGCCGCCGATCTCGCGGCCGAGCCGGACTTCCGCACCGACCTCGGCGAACCGTGGACGATCGCGAAGATCTACTGGAACCGCGTGCCGCGTTCCGTCGCCGACGAGGGCTTCGCCCGCCTCAAGGACGTACTCGGCGAACTGCCCTTCCCCGCCTCCGCCACGGTCGACGACGTGCCGGGCGTGGTGGACGACCCGGTGGTCACCACGGAGATCGACGGCACCGCCCAGGTCGCGGCCAAGGCCGCCGCGATGCGGGCGCACGCCACCCAGATCGAGGTCGCCGAACCGTGGTTCGCCCTCTCCAACCGGCTCGCGCAGCCCCTCTTCCCCGTGGAGTACTACGAGTTGGTGCGCGGCGAGCGTGGCGGGACGGCCCGGGAGAGCGATCTGTTCGCGGGCATCACGGAACTGTTCGCGGAGAGCACATTCGCACAGATCACAGAAGCAACCACCGAGGGCGGTACGCGATGA
- a CDS encoding ATP-binding protein has protein sequence MSLPLTRRIARVALLIAAGAAPVVGAAGSASAAALPATPDLGGLSALDNAGTTVDGATQNATGMAGETGSKAVKKAVPSAGKTGGKAVKTATPAAQKTAGDVAGTTGDVLGDTAGSATGGGLPTDAVSKGGLPTEGLPLQGLPLG, from the coding sequence ATGTCCCTCCCCCTGACCCGTCGGATCGCCCGTGTCGCGCTGCTCATCGCAGCCGGAGCGGCACCCGTGGTCGGTGCGGCCGGCTCCGCGAGCGCGGCCGCACTGCCGGCCACCCCCGACCTCGGCGGCCTGAGCGCGCTGGACAACGCGGGCACCACGGTCGACGGTGCCACGCAGAACGCCACCGGGATGGCCGGCGAAACGGGCAGCAAGGCCGTGAAGAAGGCCGTGCCGTCCGCGGGCAAGACGGGCGGCAAGGCCGTCAAGACCGCGACGCCCGCGGCGCAGAAGACCGCCGGGGATGTTGCCGGGACCACGGGTGACGTGCTCGGTGACACCGCGGGGTCGGCGACCGGTGGTGGGCTGCCGACCGACGCGGTCTCGAAGGGCGGGCTGCCGACCGAGGGGCTGCCGCTGCAGGGGCTGCCGCTCGGCTGA
- the folP gene encoding dihydropteroate synthase yields MLRLGRREFDAHEPVIMAIVNRTPDSFYDQGATFRDEPALARVEQAVSEGAAIIDIGGVKAGPGEEVTAEEEARRTVGFVAEVRRRFPDVIISVDTWRHEVGEAVCEAGADLLNDAWGGVDPRLAEVAGRYGVGIVCTHAGGTQPRTRPHRVAYDDVMADILDVTVGLAERAVSLGVPRESVMIDPGHDFGKNTRHSLEATRRLGEMVSTGWPVLVSLSNKDFVGETLDRPVKERVVGTLATTAVSAWLGAQVYRVHEVAETRQVLDMVASIAGHRPPSVARRGLA; encoded by the coding sequence ATGCTCAGGCTGGGCAGGCGCGAGTTCGACGCGCACGAGCCGGTGATCATGGCGATCGTGAACCGGACCCCGGACTCCTTCTACGACCAGGGAGCCACCTTCCGCGACGAGCCGGCGCTCGCCCGCGTGGAGCAGGCGGTGTCCGAGGGAGCCGCCATCATCGACATCGGCGGGGTCAAGGCCGGACCGGGCGAGGAGGTGACCGCCGAGGAGGAAGCGCGGCGGACCGTCGGATTCGTCGCCGAGGTGCGGCGCCGCTTCCCCGACGTGATCATCAGCGTCGACACCTGGCGGCACGAGGTCGGCGAGGCCGTCTGCGAGGCCGGCGCGGACCTGCTGAACGACGCCTGGGGCGGGGTCGATCCGCGGCTCGCCGAGGTCGCCGGGCGGTACGGGGTGGGGATCGTGTGCACGCACGCGGGCGGTACGCAGCCTCGTACGCGGCCGCATCGCGTCGCGTACGACGACGTCATGGCCGACATCCTGGACGTGACCGTGGGGCTGGCCGAGCGGGCCGTGTCCCTCGGGGTGCCCCGGGAGTCCGTGATGATCGATCCCGGGCACGACTTCGGGAAGAACACGCGGCACTCGCTGGAGGCGACCCGGCGGCTCGGGGAGATGGTGTCCACCGGGTGGCCCGTGCTGGTGTCGTTGTCCAACAAGGACTTCGTGGGCGAGACGCTCGACCGGCCGGTCAAGGAGCGGGTGGTGGGGACGCTCGCGACCACTGCCGTGTCGGCGTGGCTGGGGGCTCAGGTGTATCGGGTGCATGAGGTTGCGGAGACGCGGCAGGTGTTGGACATGGTGGCGTCGATCGCGGGCCACCGTCCGCCTTCGGTCGCCAGGCGGGGGCTGGCGTAG
- a CDS encoding bifunctional succinyldiaminopimelate transaminase/glutamate-prephenate aminotransferase yields MSAVSDRLPAFPWDKLEPFKAKAAAHPDGIVDLSVGTPVDPVPELIQKALVAAADSPGYPTVWGTPELRDALVSWCGRRLGARDLTHRNVLPVVGSKELVAWLPTQLGLGPGDKVAYPRLAYPTYEVGARLARADHIAYDDPTDLDPTGLKLLWLNSPSNPTGRVLSQQELTRIVAWAREHGILVLADECYIELGWEADPVSVLHSEVCGGSYEGIVAVHSLSKRSNLAGYRSAFLAGDPAVLGDLLQIRKHGGMMTSAPTQAATVAALSDDTHVQEQRERYAARRKALRDALVSHGFRIEHSEASLYLWATRDESCWDTVAHLAALGILVAPGDFYGPAGANFVRVALTATDERVQAATTRLTTPTA; encoded by the coding sequence GTGTCCGCAGTCTCCGACCGGCTTCCCGCCTTTCCCTGGGACAAGCTGGAGCCCTTCAAAGCGAAGGCCGCCGCTCACCCGGACGGCATCGTCGACCTCTCCGTCGGCACCCCGGTCGACCCGGTGCCCGAGCTGATCCAGAAAGCTCTGGTCGCCGCCGCCGACTCGCCCGGCTATCCGACGGTGTGGGGCACCCCGGAGCTGCGGGACGCGCTGGTCAGCTGGTGCGGGCGACGGCTCGGCGCCCGGGACCTTACCCACCGCAACGTCCTGCCGGTGGTCGGTTCCAAGGAACTGGTGGCCTGGCTGCCGACCCAGCTGGGCCTCGGCCCGGGGGACAAGGTGGCCTACCCGCGCCTGGCGTACCCGACGTACGAGGTCGGCGCCCGCCTCGCCCGCGCGGACCACATCGCGTACGACGACCCGACGGACCTGGACCCCACCGGCCTGAAGCTGCTGTGGCTCAACTCCCCGTCGAACCCCACCGGCCGGGTGCTCTCCCAGCAGGAACTCACCCGGATCGTCGCCTGGGCGCGTGAGCACGGCATCCTCGTCCTCGCCGACGAGTGCTACATCGAACTGGGCTGGGAGGCCGACCCGGTCTCGGTCCTGCACTCCGAGGTGTGCGGCGGCTCGTACGAGGGGATCGTCGCGGTCCACTCGCTGTCGAAGCGGTCGAACCTGGCGGGCTACCGGTCGGCGTTCCTCGCCGGTGACCCCGCGGTCCTGGGCGACCTGCTCCAGATCCGCAAGCACGGCGGAATGATGACGTCCGCGCCGACGCAGGCCGCCACGGTGGCCGCCCTCTCGGACGACACGCACGTCCAGGAGCAGCGCGAACGGTACGCGGCCCGCCGCAAGGCCCTCCGCGACGCCCTGGTCAGCCACGGCTTCCGCATCGAACACAGCGAGGCCAGCCTCTACCTCTGGGCGACCCGCGACGAGTCCTGCTGGGACACGGTGGCCCACCTGGCCGCCCTCGGCATCCTGGTGGCCCCGGGCGACTTCTACGGCCCGGCGGGCGCCAACTTCGTAAGGGTGGCCCTGACGGCAACGGACGAAAGAGTCCAGGCGGCGACAACCCGCCTGACGACACCCACAGCCTGA
- a CDS encoding transglutaminase family protein translates to MRPLHPPDPARSAEWRRRFGEEARADRPDLSALCLLVGAQADGELTEAGMDAAQIELDRLAGELPFRPGGPRSWATALSEHLGTGLGFRGTPGDYQRLESSLLDKVLKRRRGLPILLSVVWMEVARRAGAPVYGVALPGHFVVGFGPPEQQVLVDPFVGGRVLTGTDAELLVAGATGSPLDPSMLSPADPLDVVLRILNNIRAWAAARPERSDVALWAVDFSLLLPSHPARLRYERAQLLVQRGDFLMGATELDAYAEIVAAVDEPAAARVRSQAHAARAMLN, encoded by the coding sequence ATGCGTCCACTACATCCCCCCGACCCGGCGCGAAGCGCCGAATGGCGGCGGCGCTTCGGCGAAGAGGCACGAGCCGACCGCCCCGACCTGTCGGCCCTGTGTCTGCTGGTGGGCGCACAGGCGGACGGCGAACTGACCGAGGCCGGGATGGACGCGGCCCAGATCGAACTGGACCGGCTGGCCGGAGAACTGCCGTTCCGGCCCGGCGGCCCCCGGTCCTGGGCCACGGCGCTCTCCGAGCACCTCGGCACCGGCCTCGGCTTCCGCGGTACGCCGGGCGACTACCAGCGCCTGGAGTCCTCCCTGCTGGACAAGGTGCTGAAGCGCCGCCGCGGACTGCCCATCCTGCTCTCCGTGGTGTGGATGGAGGTCGCGAGAAGGGCCGGAGCGCCCGTCTACGGAGTCGCCCTGCCCGGTCACTTCGTCGTCGGTTTCGGCCCGCCCGAGCAGCAGGTCCTCGTCGACCCCTTCGTCGGCGGCCGCGTACTGACCGGCACCGACGCGGAGCTGCTGGTGGCCGGTGCCACCGGCTCCCCCCTCGACCCGTCGATGCTCTCGCCCGCCGACCCGCTCGACGTCGTCCTGCGCATCCTCAACAACATCCGCGCCTGGGCCGCCGCCCGCCCCGAACGCTCCGACGTGGCCCTCTGGGCGGTCGACTTCTCGCTCCTGCTGCCCTCGCACCCGGCTCGTCTGCGCTACGAACGCGCCCAGCTCCTCGTGCAGCGCGGCGACTTCCTCATGGGCGCCACGGAACTCGACGCGTACGCGGAGATCGTGGCCGCCGTCGACGAGCCTGCGGCGGCCCGTGTACGGAGCCAGGCGCACGCGGCCCGCGCGATGCTCAACTGA
- the dapE gene encoding succinyl-diaminopimelate desuccinylase: MADTPLDLTLDAARLTARLVDFPSESGTEKPLADAVETALRALPHLTVDRYGNNVVARTNLGRAERVILAGHIDTVPIADNVPSRLDEDGVLWGCGTCDMKSGVAVQLRIAATVPAPNRDLTFIFYDNEEVAADLNGLKHVAEAHPEWLEGDFAVLLEPSDGQVEGGCQGTLRVLLKTTGERAHSARSWMGSNAIHAAAPILARLASYEPRYPVIDGLEYREGLNAVGISGGVAGNVIPDECVVSVNFRYAPDRSEEEALAHVREVFADCGVAEFVVDDHSGAALPGLSHPAAAAFIEAVGGTPQPKYGWTDVSRFSALGVPAVNYGPGNPHLAHKRDERVETAKILAGEERLKAWLTA, translated from the coding sequence ATGGCCGACACCCCACTTGACCTCACGCTGGACGCCGCCCGGCTCACCGCGCGGCTCGTCGACTTCCCGTCGGAGAGCGGCACCGAGAAGCCCCTCGCGGACGCCGTCGAGACCGCCCTGCGCGCCCTGCCGCACCTCACGGTCGACCGGTACGGCAACAACGTCGTCGCGCGCACGAACCTGGGCCGGGCCGAGCGCGTGATCCTGGCCGGGCACATCGACACGGTGCCCATCGCGGACAACGTGCCCTCGCGCCTGGACGAGGACGGCGTGCTCTGGGGCTGCGGCACCTGCGACATGAAGTCGGGCGTCGCGGTACAGCTGCGGATCGCGGCCACGGTGCCGGCCCCCAACCGCGACCTCACCTTCATCTTCTACGACAACGAAGAGGTCGCCGCCGACCTGAACGGCCTCAAGCATGTGGCCGAGGCCCACCCGGAGTGGCTGGAGGGTGATTTCGCGGTCCTCCTGGAGCCCTCCGACGGGCAGGTCGAGGGCGGCTGCCAGGGGACCCTGCGGGTGCTCCTGAAGACCACGGGGGAGCGGGCGCACTCCGCGCGCAGCTGGATGGGCTCCAACGCCATCCACGCGGCCGCCCCGATCCTCGCCCGCCTCGCCTCCTACGAGCCGCGCTACCCGGTCATCGACGGCCTCGAATACCGCGAGGGCCTGAACGCCGTCGGCATCTCGGGCGGGGTGGCGGGCAATGTGATCCCTGACGAGTGCGTGGTGAGCGTCAACTTCCGTTACGCGCCCGACCGCAGCGAGGAGGAGGCGCTCGCGCACGTCCGCGAGGTCTTCGCCGACTGCGGCGTGGCCGAGTTCGTCGTCGACGACCACAGCGGGGCGGCGCTGCCCGGCCTCTCGCATCCGGCCGCGGCGGCGTTCATCGAGGCCGTCGGAGGCACCCCGCAGCCCAAGTACGGCTGGACGGACGTCTCCCGCTTCAGCGCGCTCGGCGTCCCCGCGGTCAACTACGGCCCCGGCAACCCGCACTTGGCGCACAAGCGTGACGAACGGGTCGAAACCGCCAAAATCCTGGCGGGCGAGGAGCGGCTGAAGGCCTGGCTGACGGCCTGA
- a CDS encoding heavy metal transporter, whose translation MPEPSPASVAPRRRGRLLRSGAALVVLLGVAAYLTVQYLTGGSGVPKCTVVSAAGDGTSYEFTAEQAVNAATISAVGVHRGMPERAVTIALATALQESALRNLGHGDRDSLGLFQQRPSQGWGTEQEILDPAYAAGEFYEHLDKVPDYGRLPLTVAAQRVQRSGYPEAYAKHEPDATLLAAALTGRAAATLTCEGRPDTRPGGPESVRTALVRDFGRGVFEEAGATVAATSSADPSTGSSADPSAGSSAGSSLAPSGPSVPSASVSGSGGKRTVTLPVPKTAATGGGQRQRGWALAHWAVANSSALHVERVSYAGRVWTAGSTRSEWREDGRVGRNAVGEVRIVTGQ comes from the coding sequence GTGCCTGAGCCGTCCCCCGCTTCCGTCGCCCCCAGGCGCCGTGGCCGTCTCCTGCGTTCCGGAGCGGCCCTCGTCGTACTGCTCGGCGTCGCGGCGTATCTCACCGTGCAGTACCTGACCGGCGGGTCCGGAGTGCCGAAGTGCACCGTCGTTTCGGCCGCGGGCGACGGCACGTCGTACGAGTTCACGGCGGAGCAGGCGGTGAACGCGGCGACGATCTCGGCGGTCGGCGTCCACCGCGGGATGCCCGAGCGGGCCGTCACGATCGCCCTCGCGACAGCCCTCCAGGAGTCCGCCCTGCGCAACCTCGGCCATGGCGACCGGGATTCGCTCGGGCTCTTCCAGCAGCGGCCCTCGCAGGGCTGGGGCACCGAGCAGGAGATCCTGGATCCGGCGTACGCGGCGGGCGAGTTCTACGAGCATCTGGACAAGGTGCCCGACTACGGGCGACTGCCGCTCACCGTCGCCGCGCAGCGCGTCCAGCGCAGCGGCTACCCGGAGGCGTACGCGAAGCACGAGCCGGACGCGACGCTCCTCGCGGCGGCCCTGACCGGCCGCGCCGCCGCGACGCTGACCTGCGAGGGCCGCCCCGACACGCGCCCCGGCGGCCCGGAGTCGGTACGCACCGCGCTGGTACGGGACTTCGGGCGCGGGGTCTTCGAGGAGGCGGGCGCCACGGTGGCGGCGACTTCCTCGGCCGACCCGTCGACCGGCTCGTCGGCTGATCCGTCGGCCGGCTCGTCGGCCGGCTCTTCGCTCGCGCCGTCGGGTCCGTCCGTGCCGTCCGCCTCGGTGAGCGGGTCCGGTGGCAAGCGCACGGTGACCCTGCCCGTACCGAAGACGGCGGCCACCGGGGGCGGGCAGCGGCAGCGCGGGTGGGCCCTCGCGCACTGGGCCGTCGCCAACTCCTCGGCGCTGCACGTCGAGCGGGTCTCGTACGCGGGCCGGGTGTGGACGGCCGGAAGCACCCGGAGCGAGTGGCGCGAGGACGGTCGGGTCGGCCGGAACGCCGTCGGCGAGGTTCGAATCGTCACCGGGCAGTAG
- a CDS encoding DUF6113 family protein — translation MLAQPLRPPSALRVVVHLGLFVLGAVVAVAGALVQSGWFPGGLLLALAGAAGLFLGGSRATGGRAGAVAPAAGWMIAVVLLTASRPEGDFLFAAGAGSYLFLLGGMALAVMCATLGQERQPGGPAARLGK, via the coding sequence ATGCTCGCCCAGCCCCTGCGCCCGCCCTCGGCCCTGCGGGTCGTCGTCCACCTGGGCCTCTTCGTCCTCGGCGCCGTGGTCGCGGTGGCCGGGGCGCTGGTCCAGTCGGGCTGGTTCCCGGGCGGGCTGCTGCTCGCGCTGGCCGGTGCGGCGGGCCTGTTCCTCGGCGGATCACGCGCGACCGGCGGCCGGGCCGGAGCGGTCGCGCCCGCGGCCGGCTGGATGATCGCCGTCGTCCTGCTCACCGCCAGCCGCCCCGAGGGCGACTTCCTCTTCGCCGCGGGAGCGGGCTCCTATCTCTTCCTGCTCGGCGGGATGGCTCTGGCTGTGATGTGCGCCACCCTTGGCCAGGAACGGCAACCGGGCGGCCCCGCCGCCCGACTTGGCAAGTGA
- a CDS encoding ABC transporter substrate-binding protein, with product MGWEFTDDRGITVRLTGRPERVAAYVRAGAGLWDLGVRPVAVYGSGHDGDEPDRAKSGSLADVPYLGAGRTLDHATLGSVRPDLVVDVTYDGKKPYAVTEPAAARADAPVLALAVGADTSLPRILARFTELAEALGGEPAGQDDELAAAEDLVRSAVRPKAAVPLKVLALSAAGPGQVHLARPGAWPELRHLAELGVELIEPGEGGANWATTTWERAVELAPDLVLADVRGNAAPAAELESVPAWRALTAAATVTPWNPELPCSARAYAAFIGSVARVLGELAVKKP from the coding sequence ATGGGCTGGGAATTCACGGACGACCGGGGAATCACGGTCCGGCTCACCGGACGGCCCGAGCGCGTCGCCGCGTACGTACGCGCGGGTGCGGGGCTGTGGGACCTGGGGGTGCGGCCCGTCGCGGTGTACGGGTCAGGACACGACGGCGACGAGCCCGACCGCGCCAAGTCCGGCTCCCTCGCGGACGTCCCGTACCTGGGCGCGGGCAGAACCCTCGACCACGCGACGCTGGGTTCCGTGCGACCGGACCTGGTCGTCGACGTCACCTACGACGGGAAGAAGCCGTACGCGGTCACGGAGCCGGCGGCCGCACGGGCGGACGCGCCGGTGCTCGCCCTCGCGGTCGGCGCCGACACCTCGCTGCCCCGCATCCTGGCCCGCTTCACCGAACTCGCCGAGGCCCTCGGCGGTGAACCGGCCGGACAAGACGACGAGTTGGCAGCCGCGGAGGACCTTGTCCGGTCGGCAGTACGGCCGAAGGCCGCGGTGCCGCTCAAGGTCCTCGCCCTGTCGGCCGCCGGGCCCGGCCAGGTGCACCTCGCCCGCCCCGGGGCCTGGCCGGAGTTACGTCATCTGGCCGAACTGGGAGTGGAGTTGATCGAGCCGGGCGAGGGCGGCGCGAACTGGGCCACGACCACCTGGGAGCGGGCGGTGGAACTCGCTCCCGACCTGGTCCTCGCGGACGTCCGCGGAAACGCCGCCCCGGCCGCCGAGTTGGAGTCCGTACCGGCCTGGCGCGCCCTGACCGCCGCCGCGACCGTGACGCCCTGGAACCCGGAACTGCCGTGCAGCGCCCGGGCGTACGCGGCCTTCATCGGATCGGTGGCCCGCGTGCTGGGGGAACTGGCCGTCAAGAAGCCCTGA
- a CDS encoding LOG family protein, with product MATGNPEGSKQPPEEQQLGPVLRRRGQVQASTTDQRLLDAGGPSDWVHTDPWRVLRIQSEFIEGFGTLAELPAAISVFGSARTPVGSPEYEAGVALGRGLVEAGFAVITGGGPGAMEAANKGACEAKGISVGLGIELPFEQGLNEYVDIGLNFRYFFVRKMMFVKYAQGFVVLPGGLGTLDELFEALTLVQTQKVTRFPIVLFGTEYWGGLVDWLKNTLIAQGKASEKDLLLFHLTDDVDEAVALVSKEAGR from the coding sequence ATGGCTACCGGCAACCCCGAGGGCAGCAAGCAGCCACCGGAGGAGCAGCAGCTGGGACCCGTGCTGCGCAGGCGGGGGCAGGTGCAGGCGAGCACGACGGACCAGCGGCTGCTGGACGCCGGCGGGCCGTCGGACTGGGTGCACACCGATCCCTGGCGCGTGCTGCGCATCCAGTCGGAGTTCATCGAGGGCTTCGGCACGCTGGCCGAACTCCCGGCCGCCATCAGCGTGTTCGGCTCGGCGCGTACGCCGGTGGGCTCGCCCGAGTACGAGGCGGGGGTCGCGCTCGGCCGGGGCCTGGTCGAGGCGGGCTTCGCGGTGATCACCGGCGGTGGTCCCGGGGCCATGGAGGCGGCCAACAAGGGCGCCTGCGAGGCGAAGGGCATCTCGGTCGGCCTCGGCATCGAGCTGCCCTTCGAGCAGGGGCTCAACGAGTACGTCGACATCGGTCTCAACTTCCGGTACTTCTTCGTCCGCAAGATGATGTTCGTGAAGTACGCGCAGGGGTTCGTGGTGCTGCCCGGCGGGCTCGGCACGCTCGACGAACTCTTCGAGGCGCTCACCCTCGTGCAGACCCAGAAGGTCACGCGCTTCCCGATCGTGCTCTTCGGTACGGAGTACTGGGGCGGGCTGGTCGACTGGCTCAAGAACACCCTGATCGCCCAGGGCAAGGCATCGGAGAAGGACCTGCTGCTGTTCCACCTGACGGATGACGTGGACGAGGCGGTGGCGTTGGTGTCGAAGGAGGCGGGGAGGTAG